In Mesorhizobium sp. J428, the genomic window GAAATCCGAGCCGCTCCGCGGCGGCGAGCGCTTCGACCAGATCGTGCCGGACCTCGCGCCTGCATTGGTCATCGTTCCACCCCCGGAAATGCAGATAGGATTTCAGCGATAGCTCGACGGCGCATCCGATGAGATGAAAAAGGACTTCGCGAGAATGGGGATCGCCCGCCGCCACGAGGTGGCGCGCCCCGGCGAGGAACTCAACCGCATTGTCGAAGAGATACTTCCCCCGCCAATACGTCGAGGAGTGCCACGCCCGCGCGGACACATGACCGGCCTCGGGGGATGACGGGGATTCCTGCCGGAAGCTTCGCCGGCCCGATGGAGACGGCGCGCGCATCAAGCCGCCTCCCGCTCGCCGGCGTCGGCGGACACCGGAGCAAGCCGTTCGTCTTCGGGCAGAAAGCCGAGCAGGAAATCGGCAGCCTTGCTGGCTTGCGACGCTGCGCGGACGATGGCGCGATTGTCCTCGCGCAGAACCTCGGCCCAGGAGCCGATGTAATCGGCGTGCCGCACGGTCGGCACGATGCCGAGCGCAGCACAGCAGAATGCCGCTGAAATCTCGGCTATCAGCTCCTCGAAGGCGCATTTCTTCGTGCCAAAGGAACCGGAGAGGTCGCGGTTCAGGCGATGCGGCGCCCCGCTGGCATGGGAGCATTCATGCAGGGCGGTCCGATGCCAGTTGATGGGCTCGAAGAAAGCCTGAGGCGGCGGGACCATGACATAATCGTGCGCCGGCACATAGAAGGCACGGTCGCCGCCGATCCGGAAATCGATCCCGCTCGCCTTGATCAGCGCATCCACCTTCGGCTCGATCAGGCCGGGTTCGGGCGGTGGCGCGACAATGGCGAGGTCGCCTGGCAGGCCCTCGCATTGCGCCAGGTTGAAAACCGTGAAGCGCTTCAGAAACGGGATCGCCTGGGCTTTTTCACCAGTCTCCCGCGACCGTTTCTTCTCGTCGTCGGGAATGAATCGATCAGCATAGACGACCGTCGTTCCGCGTTCGCCCTTACGCACATTCCCGCCGAGCGCGAGCGCCTGCCTGAAGGTGAGCCAACTCTGGCCGGGGAAGCCATGCTCGATCACAGCACCCCAGAGGATCAGCACATTGATGCCGGAATAACCTCGGCCGGTGGCGGCGTTCTTCGGCATGGCGAGCGGCGCCTTCGCCGCCGCCGTGCCCCAGGGCTGGATCCAGGGCAGCCGGCCGGCCTCCAGCTCGGCGAGGATCTTTCCTGTGATTTCGTCATAGAGGCTCGTCCGGTCGGAGCCGGAACGGGCGCGAACGGCATGTCTGGACATCGCGGGTCTCCGCGACGGGCGCCGGAGGCCTTTCCTCCAGCCTTCAACCCGTCACGGCAAACCCGGTCCGCACTCTCACTCTCGGGGCGTTGCGGGGTTCACCCCGCAGAAGGGGTCGGCCGAGACCGTGGCTCGGCCGCAGGGGAAGGCTTTCCCCTCCCGCCCATTTCCGGATCACGGCTCTGCGGCTTCCAATCTGCAGACCGTTGACTTCCAATTATCATGCTTCACGGTTCCAATGTTCCGGGATCGGAATTTGGCGTAGCCAATGCGGGCGTCCGAGCGGGCTATCAGTATCGTCCGGCTTATGATACAAAACCTCAGAGTATAGAATCCATATACCGAGTATTTGTATCATGCGCCAGACCGGCTCCCAGCGCCAAGCCGCCCAAGCTCTTCTCAAAGAGCGCGGAATCGTGCGCCTGGCCGAACTGCGCGCTGCTGGCATAACCGCTGCCACGATGAGCCGCATGGAGCGCGATGGCGAGGTGCTGCGGCTCGCCCGGGGGCTATATCAGCTCCCCGATGCGCCGCTGGATGCAAGCCATGGCCTGGCCGAAGCCGCCAAGCGTGTGCCCAAGGGCGTGATCTGCCTGGTTTCGGCGCTCGCTTTCCACGGCCTCACCGACCAGCTTCCGAGGAAGGTCTGGCTCGCTATCGGACAGAAGGACTGGGCACCCAAGCCCGATAATTCCTCCATTCGGATCGTTCGCTTCACTGAGGCCCTGCTCACGGAGGGCATCGAGACGCACAAGATCGAAGGTGTGCCGGTGAAGGTCTTCGGTGTCGCCAAGACCATCGCAGATTGCTTCCGGCATCGCAGCAAGATCGGCCTGACAGTCGCGATCGAAGGCCTCCAGGAAGCACTGCGTCAACGCAAGGCCACGCCGGGCGAGATTGCCAGCCAGGCCGAGCGCGGCGGCGTGGCCACGGTCATCCGGCCTTATCTGGAGGCGCTGACAGCCAATGGCTAAGGAGATCAGGAATATCGGCGCCTCCGTCCGGGCGCGACTGCTGCAACTGTCCAGGCAGAACGGCCAGAGTTTCGAGCTGGTGCTAACCCGCTTCGCGCTGGAACGGCTCCTCTTCCGTCTCGGCCAGTCCCGTCATTCAAACCGCTTCGTGCTCAAGGGCGCCATGCTCTTCATGAGCTGGTTCGACGATCCGCACCGCGGCACGCGCGATCTCGATCTGCTGGGCTTCGGGGATCCCGAGCCCGAAGAGATGTTGGAAACATTCCGGGAAATCCTTGCCGATGCCGCGAATGACGGGGTGAGCTTCGACGTCGGCGCCCTTCGGGTCGATCGCATCCGGGAAGATGTGGACTATGGCGGGCTGAGGCTCAAAACCACGGCCTCGATCAGCGGAGCACGGATCAGCCTGTCGATCGATATCGGCTTCGGCGACGCGCTGGAGCCGGGCGCTGAGATGCTGGACTATCCGACGCTGCTAGATTTCCCTGCGCCCCGGCTAAGGGCCTATGCCCGCGAGACGGTCATCGCCGAGAAGTTCCAGGCGATGGTGGCGCTCGGCCGCGCGAACAGCCGGATGAAGGACTTCTATGACATCTGGATTCTCAGCCGATCGTTCGCATTCCACGATGACCGGCTGCCGCGTGCCATTGCAGCGACCTTCGCCCGTCGCGGAACGCCGATTCCGACAGAATTGCCGGACGCACTCACACCAGCATTCGCGGCAGACGAACAGAAACAGCGGCAATGGAAGGCATTCGCTGAAGACGTCGCCCTCGATCCCGGCGATCTGACGAATGTTATTGGGGATATCGCCGAATTCCTGATGCCGCACGCTGCGGTTGCCGCACAGGTGACACAATAAATAGAGCGTTAGGGCACAACCGATGCCAGCCAGGGGCGCTATTATGGATGCCGATCATATCTTAGCCCAGCCGCAGTGATAAAGGCATGGTTCCGCAAGCGCGCGTCCCCGATCAAATCGGCCCACTCTATCACCTCGATTATGCCGCGGAACTTGCCGCCGAGCTCCTGAATGCGGCCACGACCATTTGACGTTGTGCGCCAACCATTCGTGTGAATCTCGAGCTTTCCAACGATGTCAGCGACGACGTAGCAATAGAAAATGCAGTCATCCGCAACGCGCACTCGCGCATTGCGGAAGTCCATAATCTCGCCCTTTTGCAGCTTTGTAATTACTCGCTGATTTGGCTCATGGGCGTGTAGCGCTCGTCGTAGTCTTTCCGCCCAGGGTGCTTGAATTCGACCAGCATAACCCGTTTCAGCGGGTCTTCACCCTCAGCTCCTAACCCATGAAGGCGATCATAGATGAGGAGATCGGGCCGTTTCGTGCTTGCATCGCCCTCGACAAGCTGCGTGAACGGCACGTCGGACGCAAAGTATTTCGTGAACGTGAGGCGTTCATCAATAATCCAGAGATCGTGGTCCGCCCGTTCAACTTTGGCCGGATCATCGCCCCGGAGCTTCATGGGGCAGATGAACTGATGCAGGGTTTCCTCCAGATGAAATTCCTGTGACCCGTCCTCGCGTTCGCGGATACGGCGAATAAGGACGTCCATCACGTCCAGGACGGTCTTCCGCCGCAAAACATACTCGGTGAGCTGGCGCTGCTCTTCGGCCCGAATATCATCGGCGGCCTTGCGGACCGCCTCGGCAAAATCTGCCGGAACATCCTCGTTCCCCCCAAGCTGGGAGACGATCTTCTGGATCGTTTCGTTACGCTCCTTGTCGCGCCGAATCCGGATCGGGAT contains:
- a CDS encoding HEPN domain-containing protein; translation: MRAPSPSGRRSFRQESPSSPEAGHVSARAWHSSTYWRGKYLFDNAVEFLAGARHLVAAGDPHSREVLFHLIGCAVELSLKSYLHFRGWNDDQCRREVRHDLVEALAAAERLGFHRRHPDVRMLTRVLSPYYRCHRVRELARRDPAPISPERALRAAEGLLDDVLAAVAGRPRSGH
- a CDS encoding nucleotidyl transferase AbiEii/AbiGii toxin family protein; this translates as MAKEIRNIGASVRARLLQLSRQNGQSFELVLTRFALERLLFRLGQSRHSNRFVLKGAMLFMSWFDDPHRGTRDLDLLGFGDPEPEEMLETFREILADAANDGVSFDVGALRVDRIREDVDYGGLRLKTTASISGARISLSIDIGFGDALEPGAEMLDYPTLLDFPAPRLRAYARETVIAEKFQAMVALGRANSRMKDFYDIWILSRSFAFHDDRLPRAIAATFARRGTPIPTELPDALTPAFAADEQKQRQWKAFAEDVALDPGDLTNVIGDIAEFLMPHAAVAAQVTQ
- a CDS encoding ArdC family protein, whose amino-acid sequence is MSRHAVRARSGSDRTSLYDEITGKILAELEAGRLPWIQPWGTAAAKAPLAMPKNAATGRGYSGINVLILWGAVIEHGFPGQSWLTFRQALALGGNVRKGERGTTVVYADRFIPDDEKKRSRETGEKAQAIPFLKRFTVFNLAQCEGLPGDLAIVAPPPEPGLIEPKVDALIKASGIDFRIGGDRAFYVPAHDYVMVPPPQAFFEPINWHRTALHECSHASGAPHRLNRDLSGSFGTKKCAFEELIAEISAAFCCAALGIVPTVRHADYIGSWAEVLREDNRAIVRAASQASKAADFLLGFLPEDERLAPVSADAGEREAA
- a CDS encoding type IV toxin-antitoxin system AbiEi family antitoxin domain-containing protein, which produces MRQTGSQRQAAQALLKERGIVRLAELRAAGITAATMSRMERDGEVLRLARGLYQLPDAPLDASHGLAEAAKRVPKGVICLVSALAFHGLTDQLPRKVWLAIGQKDWAPKPDNSSIRIVRFTEALLTEGIETHKIEGVPVKVFGVAKTIADCFRHRSKIGLTVAIEGLQEALRQRKATPGEIASQAERGGVATVIRPYLEALTANG